In Chrysemys picta bellii isolate R12L10 chromosome 4, ASM1138683v2, whole genome shotgun sequence, the sequence CCATCACGCAGCCACCCACCTGCCCACGTTCCCAGACGCCTGGAGCTGGGCAAAGCTGTTTGAGGCCGGAGTGACCCTAGAAACGTACGCTGGCCTAGCAATGCGGGTTATGGGGGTGATTTCTTCACATTTCTATACCAGCTAGAGCCCTGGCGCACACCCAGCTAAACCATCCAAATCCAAATCCTTTTGCCACTATAGTTTATTTTGCTCAGGGAACTGGCAAACGGACTTTCCCCTGGGGGTTGCCCACCTGGTTACAGTGATGTTGTCACGATATTCCTATCAAGATAGCTATCCCAGCACACCTCTCCTAGTGCCCCGAGCACCCCCTAGGGACTGCAGCCACTGCCTGCCAAGGACAGGGTACCTGCTATCCCCTGGCGACATGGGATGGCTCCTGGACTGCACAGGCCCCTGGGAAGGGATGAGCTCCTTCACCCAAAAGCTTCCCCAAGGATGAGGGGGTGCTACTCCCTCCCAGGGGGCTCCCAAGGGGGTGTGAGCAGCAACAGGGCACATGAGGGCCAAAGAGAAGGCAGGAGCCCCAGGGCAACTGACCCCGATCTCCCCATCTGGCTCCTCCTGGGGCAGGCTGGAGATCAGCTGGGATCCATAGCCATGTGGctgccagctcccctccctgtcCTGGGCATGTCCCCTGGCCCAGGGCTGGTCCTTAGGGCCACAATTCGAGTCAGAGGAGATTTGCACTGGGGTAAACAGCTGCACTCTCTATCTCAGGTCCTTATccagcccagggccggctccaaggttttggccgccccaagcagccaaaaaaaaaaaagccgcgatcgcgatctgtggcggcaattcggcgggaggttcttcgctccgagctggagtgagggaccggccgccgaagagctggacatgccgcccctctccagagtggctgccccaagcacctgcttgacaagctggtgcctggatccggccctgatccagcccctgtcactgcaGTATCTGGACACCTCACACGCCTTTGTGTGTTTATCCTTTCACCCCCAGTGCAGCAGGGCCGGATTGTGAGCCCCATTgcacagctgggagctggggcacagAGGCTAAGGGACATGCCTAAGGGCACGGAGGGcttctgtagcagagcagggaattgaaccctggtCTTCCTGGCAGCCCTGAATATTCACACACCTGCTCAGCCTCCCTCCTCTAACATGAGTctcacccaggccagcagctcACATCTAGCCAGGAGGGGGCCAGGTAAGTGCTGCCCTATGGCTTTCTGCAGCAGTGTCAGGGGCAAGGCTGGCACAGAGGAGAAATGGTGCCGTCTGGACCCTGCTGACTGACTGTGGTGTGTGGCACTAGCCATTCACACTGTGCTGAGCATGTCCTGTAGCCACAGCACAGAGCCCACCCTCCACTCACTCCAGGTGCCTGACTCACCTGCCATGCCCAGCAGGCAGCACACTGACCTGGGCCACAATTAATGtgttaagcaacagagggtcctgtggcacctttaagactaacagaagtagtcttgcatctgaagaagtgagattcttacccacgaaagcttattctcccaatacttctgttagtcttaaaggtgccacaggaccctctgttgctttttacaaattcagactaacacggctacccctctgaattaATGTGTTAAACACTGGCCATTGCTGTCACGCCCACGGGACCTGCATTAGCAGCCCTGCTTCCCTGGCGTTTAttcctcccatccacacacagtaCAGCGTCGCCTGGGGAACCTCTCCCACGCACTGCTGCACAGCTGCAATGTACAGCAGTTTGCAGGCACCTGCAAAAAAATCTCAGAGCActggggcagggccgcccagcaaggccggaccggctaaacagggccggggaagccaggcccccttccggaccgctgggccccggtaatttgtaccagcttcccccccccacaaatcGGCCCTGCACTGAGGGACAGCCGTGGGAGAACTGATTGTTCCACAGGAGCTGAATTGTGTAGGTGCTCGCTGAGCCAGGGGCTCATTACGTTAGTGCCTCAAAAGTCCACGAATTCAGGCAAGGCCAGGCCTGATTCAAGGAGTGCTGAGAACCTCCATCTCCTGCTAAAGCTAGGGGGTTGGCGTGGACACTCCCAGGAACAGCCCCTCGGGAAGTCACACTTCAGAGGGCTGCAAATGGCTCCCAGAAAGCCAGGCACCCAAACGGGGACGCTGTCACAGCACATGCAAGCTCCATTCACGTTGCTAAAGCAACAGGAAGCAAACATGGCTCTAATGGACTTGCCAGCCTGGACAAGGGCACGACTCCCAAGACACCCATTGTCATGGTTGAGTCCCGCATCCAAAAGGAAAGGTCCCTCTGGCTACGGGCTGATTATACCAACCCCCCGGGGCCAGCCGCTGTTGCCACTGGGGGCGTAAGGGGCTCTCCCAACCTCAGCAACAATCTCCTCCCCCAAGGATGGTGTCTCTCCCTCTTCCCATGGTCCCTCTCGCTGGCAGTGTGGGCCCCTGTTGTCCAAGCACCCCACGGTCTCCAGTGCAGTACAGCCCTGTGGATCCCACCCCCATGCTGCAGgtggggaaccaaggcacaggGGATGCAAGCTTTGTCTACACAGAAAGATTAATCTGGATTAACTGCAGATGCACAgttagggctcgtctacactgggggggaatcgatccaagatactcaACTTCAATCCaagaagtcgaagtatcttggatcgaattacctgggtccacacggcgcgggctcgacggccgcagctcccccatcgactgcactattgccgctcgctctggtggagtgccggagtcgacggggagcgcgttcggggatcgatcccagataaatcgattgctacccgctgatagggcgggtagtgaagacgtacccctaaACTGGATCAGCCGCTGCTAAACCGAAGTGAGACCGTGTAGACCCAGCCACACAGGGCCCTACTACTCTGGATTAACGCCACCAACCCCATCAAACCCCACGTTCCGTCCACGCGTGCGCTGAAAAGTCCcgccccacccgctccctgcgtCATAGGAAGGAGTATACGCCCCCCGCCCACGGCTCTCCGCCAATCCGCGTGTCCGTTATGTGTGTAAATCCGCCCCCATACCACTCCGCCAATCCACTTGGCCGTTCTGGACGTGGCCACGCCCCTTTCCCCTCCACCAATTCGACTGGCCGTCCGGGGGTGACCCCGCCCCCCACACCTTTCACACAACCCAGGCCGCCACTAGTGATCCCGCCCTAAATCCCATCCCTCCGCCAATCATTTAACCCCATTTAACCTTCGTCACGTCCGCGCTGCCGAATCAGAACGCACGCCCCGCCTCCCGCCCGGCCCCGTAGCCAATGAGACACGAGCTGGACGCTGATTGGCCCTAGCGCTTGCCGGCCCAGGCCTGGCCAGGTCGCTGCAGACTCGGAGCGGAGTGGCGTAGGGGTGCTCGGTGCTGTCCCCGCGGGGGTGAGttcggctccccggccccgcgcagcgcgcgcggccccgcccccggcccatgcccggcagccccccccttcctccctccccgggGTCGGTCCTCTCGGCCTCGCTCGGGTCACTGGGACCTTCAGGAGCGCAGGCGGTTGCGCATGCGCACGGCAGCTGAGCGGGGCGAGACAAGCCTCGCCCTCTGCTCCTGCTGGGcggggcaggacgcctgggtccctttGGCTCGCTCCTGCCCGCCAGACCCAGACGCCGCCAGGATGGGTCCCAGGTCACTCAGCCCCTCCCCGACAGGGTGAGGGCCTGTCCcggagcagggagctgcaggacccCTGTGGGAAAGTGCCCTGCACTACGGCCctcggatgcctgggtcccatccctggggggagctgcaggaccCCTGTGGGAAAGTGCCCTGCACTACGGCCctcggatgcctgggtcccatccctgagGGGAGCTGCAGGACCCCTGTGGGAAAATACCCTGCACTATGACCCCTGGgcgcctgggtcccatccctggagAGGGGAGCTGCAGGACCCCTGTGGGAAAGTGCCCTGTACTGCCATCCCCTAGTCCCGTCTGCTGGGTGTGGTGTACTGGCTTCAGGGGCtggtgggcagggctggcccgTATTGGGTAGGTGCCAGGCAGAGTGTGTGAGCTGACACTGCCTTCTCCTCCCTTGTGCTGCAGGATTGCCCTGGGCTCAGCATGGCGGCGCTGTGGATGATATGCCGAGCTTCCTGCACCGGTAAGGACTGCAGCAGCAGGGAGACCAACCAGCTCCCCCACACTGTAGGGCTGTGGGCTGAGCCTTctttccctctgctgccccctggggCTGGAAGCATTCTCTAACCTTTCTCCTTGATTCCCCCAGGGACACCACCCTGCCTGAGTCTCACCCGGCTGCTCAGTGTTACAGCCTCGAGAAAGTCCTACAGTAAGTACTGCCTCCGGCCCTCCCCAAGGCTGCCCCTAGAGCTCTCCTTGGGGGCACAGCATCGAGAGCCCATTCTGGAGGGCATGGAGTCTAGTctgcttctcctgccccccaagggGGCTGCACCCAGAGTCCCTTCTCCAAGGGGTACACAATCCAAGTTAGGTCTCTTCCATCGCCCAAGTTGCCATAGAGTCCCTTTCAGGTGCTGTCAGGGCACCGTATCCAGAGGATGGGTGCCTGTCCCAGCTCCTTCATGTTGGTCTGTGTAGGCCGGTGATGGTTTATGTCTCCCCTACAGAGTATGTGAATGTACAGGAGGTGAAATCGGACATGAAATCCATCACCGACCGGGCTGCTCAAACTCTCTTGTGGACAGAGCTCATCCGAGGTGAGCCCCGGGTTCTGTCGGGATGGGCTGTGATGGCAGGACCTGGAATGGGATGGCTGTGGTGGGACCTGGTGTGGGGGTTGTCGGGATTGAGAATGGGGGGGAAGGTGGGCTGTGAGGGTCTGATAGGCATGGATGCTTCCCTGTGCCAGTGGGATGGCAGTGTGAGGGGGCACATGGAGATGGTGTAGGATCTGAGTGATGCTTAGTGTCTTTGCTGCTTCTCAGCTGGATTCTAacctcccccggctcctcctctaGGTCTGGGTATGACCTTGAGTTACCTCTTCCGGGAACCTGCCACCATCAACTACCCTTTTGAGAAAGGCCCCCTGAGCCCGCGTTTCCGGGGGGAGCATGCCCTGCGCCGCTATCCGTCTGGAGAGGAGCGGTGCATCGCCTGCAAGCTCTGCGAGGCCATCTGCcctgcccaggtgagcctcccccttgccccagggGTTGCCCATGTGGGGTCGaacctcccagccccagagcctcTCTCTGATGCTTGTCTCTGGCATGGTGCATCCCAGGTAAGCAACTCTTCTGTGGTGAGGTCTCCCAGTCTCTGCTCCGCTCTGCCCCCTAGGATCTCGTCCCAAGGGGGCTTTGGTTTGATCCCCTCTGGGTGCCCGTGTATTTGGAGCGGGGGTGACCgtgttcttccctccccccaccaggcgATCACCATCGAGGCTGAGCCACGCGCTGATGGCAGCCGCAGAACCACCCGCTATGACATCGACATGACCAAGTGCATTTACTGCGGGTTCTGCCAGGAGGCTTGCCCTGTGGACGCCATTGTGGAGGTGAATGCGACCGGCTGCGCGTGGGGCTGGTGTCCGGGGGAGCCAGGCATGCGATCTCTCCCCAGACCTGCCCTCATATACCTTGGCCTCTGAGGGTCTCTGTAgggcaggagagaggtcctggTGGGTCTCTGCACTGGGCAAGGGCACGGTGGAGTCTGTCCGTCCATGAGTCTCTGTCTTGGGGGCGAGGCCCTGCTGGCAGGTTGGCTCTGGTGGCAACTGTCTGCTCTCCTGGTTTCTGCAGGGCCCCAACTTCGAGTTCTCCACCGAGACGCACGAGGAGCTGCTGTACAACAAGGAGAAACTGCTCAACAATGGGGACAAGTGGGAGGCTGAGATCGCGGCCAACATTGAGGCCGACTACCTGTACCGGTGACGGCTGGGCCCCCCCGCACTGCCCAGCCTGCTTCCTAGACCCACCCCTGCAATAAAGGGCCTACACCCATTGCCACAGCTCCTCTGCACCTGCCTTGGGGGAGAATAGGGCTTCAGGGTGTGGGGTACAGGGGGGAGTGGGTGGGTAGGGGGCACACAACCCAGGCTCTTAGAGCCTCTCCCATCTAGCAACCCCTCGCTCAGGGGCTCTTACTCCTGTATGTTtgtatggggggtggggaaactgaggccctgtgcaggggaggggactcTGCTTAAGGAACTGGGATGGGGGACACACATGACCCctccctcctgctgtcccagtgCTACACATCACATTGAGTCTGTAACTGCCTTGGGCTCATTCCCAGTGCCGGTGAGAACTGTGGGTAACACTGCCCACCCACTGCTCAGGGGGGAAGAGCGGCTGGACATTCACTCCAGTTAGCCCCCCCGGCTCCAGGGAGAGGAGCCAATGACAGAGCCAGGGTTGGTGCCCAGTCCTGCTGTTCCAGTactgcccctccctgctctggtgTGTGAGAAATAGGTTTAGGTATGATGGGGGAACTCTGCCAAACACTGAGCCAGGCAGTGGTCTGTCCCTGCCCCCTTTTGGCCCCGGATCTGTCTTGTGCTGCTACTATCTCCTGCTCTGGCAGGGGGCTGCTTGCCTTGCCTTCTGCCCTGAGCACCATGGAGCTAGAGCAGGGCCCTGTCTCGTTGAGCTGGACTCAAGAGCAGAGGGGGGCAGCTCCCCATAGACCCACTGCACTTGGGTGAGTGGTGGCCAGGAATATACTCCCCATGGATGGCtctcgctgcccagcagagatgAGATCTAGTCCCCTTTGGCAGTGTCTGTCTTGGCTCGTGAGTGGCCCCCAGGAGCCAGGGGTGTCAAGGTGTACTGCAGTGgctgagtgccaacctcagggcagactgttaagaggCAGGGtgcaaaccccaaactggctgggAGTTCTGGATTTAGATTTCACCTATCAAGTGTGAACCTCTCGGGCATTATAACAGCCTAGCCAGGTAGTCTCAGACATCCCCTTGGCTAAGTGGCTCTATCTTGCCACCTAGGTAAGGTTGCCTgggtgatagatggtcccttacatcaaagatcacaacaatattcaggtttctTCCAGTCtgaaaggatcagtcacttaccctaggacaactgcaccttagatctcacaccaaagacaatgcgtGTAGCCAGCCCTACTGAAAAAACTTTCTGAAGATTTATTAACCAGGCAAAGGAAATAGTGAAAGGAGGTAAACATACACCCGAAGGAGTTACAgccttaagtttcaaaaggtaatagaagcttctataataagcaagctctctatgtcctttagggctaacctagGCTTTCTGGGGATCTTTCACTTATGCTTGGTCGTCTTTGCCCTTCAGAATCCAAGCAGCATGAAACACAATTTTTAttccttcctccagccctgcttCCAGTTACAAATTCAGCTGCAGTCTCTCTTtcatggagggtggggggaaagcaaTTCACAAAGCCTTTTGTcttctgatgttccacaatgatTCGTGTCCTGGCTCTGGGCCTTCTTTGGTTGGGCCGGAGAAAACACCTGTGGCAAAGTAGAACCTTGCAGTTGGTAATGCTTCTTGCCTGTCCAGTGATTTCCAGTTACAGAGCCAACACTTAAATATTACAACATGGGATACAGGTATAAGTGAGATTATAGGATGCAGCAATCTACAAGTACTTTATACTGCCTAACTAAACGCTTTTGTaactctaatacctattttaacagtACAATACACAGGTGAGCCAAAGTGGCTCCCTAGGCCCCGTGGTCTGTATTTGTCAGGGTTTAGCTCaggcctaggggccttggcatgaggtggcacctggtctgctagcATCACAGGTAAGGTCAGCCAGGTCAAAGCAGCACCAAGTCAAAGCATAACCAGTCAGATTTgggcaaatgaaataaaagcaaaatgcattctatgctgatcttaacactttcagtgtccttaaaaacttagatgcttctcaccacaggctggcttttcagccaggctctcccctttgattagcatttcagtcgcttggtgtggtgtctgtagatgtaggtggaagagagagagcatggcaaaatgtctctcccttttatcatgtcctttctttcctcttggctttgtcccccccttcagagtcaggtgagcattacctcatcgctgtcccaaactgcccaaaggaaggggggtgattctctcgagggtctaacagattcttttattgctgcctcagggtatgtctacactacgaaattaggtcgaatttatagaagctggttttatagaaatcggttttatacagtcgattgtgtgtgtccccacataaaatgctctaaatgcattaagtcggcggaccgcatccacagtaccgaggctagcatcggcTTCCGGAAcattgcattgtgggtagctatcccacagttcccgcagtctccgccgcccattggaattctgggttgatatcccaatgcctgatgatgcaaaaacagtgtcgcggggggttctgggtacatgtcatcaggcccctccccctccgtcagagcaacagcagacaatcgattcgtgcctttttacctgggttacctgtgcagacaacataccacggcaagcatggagcccgctcagctcaccatcaccatatatCATCTggatgccggcagacgtggtacttgCATTGCTACACAGAAGCAGCTAATtaccttttggcagtagatggagTGTTAtgattgatatccgtcatcgtcatattcctcagtgagttcggaggcacctgggcagacatgttttgtctcctggagacttagtcctgccggcagtcctattgaaccgtcttgacgatgatggctagcagtcgtagtacatcattttctgccaagcacccagaagatgccgatggctatcagtcatgctgcactgtctgctgccagcttaagatgtaaaaaatagatggaccagatttgttctgtattcatttgcttccccctccctccgtgaaatcaatggcctgctaaacccagggttttgagttcaatctttggggggggacattctgtgtgacagtttgtttctccctgatgcacagccaactttgttgattttaatttcctgtacgtgtaagccatgtcgtcactcgcccctccctccctccctccgtcagacaatagtttcgcgccttttttcagcccagacgccatagcactgggatcatggagcccgctcagatcaccacgtcaattatgagcactatgaacaccacgcgcattgtcctggagtatatgcagagccagaacatgccaaagcaaaaccaggcaagcaggcgattgcagcgcggcgacgagagtgatgaggaaattgacatagacatagacctctcacaaagtacaggccccagcaatgtgcaaatcacggtgttactgggggaggttcatggcgtggaacgccgattccgggcccaggaaacaagcacagactggtgggaccgcatcgtattgcaggtgtgggacaattcccagtggctgcgaaactttcgcatgcgtaagggcacttttgtggaactttgtgacttgctttcccctgccctgaagcgccagaataccaggatgagagcagccctcacagttgagaagcgagtggcaatagccctgtggaagcttgcaacgccagacaactaccggtcagtcgggaatcaatttggagtgggcaaatctactgtgggggctgctgtgatccaagtagccaatgcaatcaaagacttgttgatatcaagggtagtgactctgggaaatgtgcaggtcatagtggatgcctttgctgcaataggattcccaaactgtggtggagcgatagacagaacccatatccctatcttgtcactggagcaccaagccactgagtacataaaccgcaaggggtacttttcaatgctgctgcaagccctggtggaccACAAgagacgtttcactaacatcaacgtgggatggccgggaaaggtacatgatgctcgcgtcttcaggaactctggtctgtttcaaaagctggaggaagggacttttcccggaccagaaaataaccattggggatgttgaaatgcctatcgttatccttggggacccagcctaccccttaatgccatggctcatgaagccgtacacaggcagcctggacaggagcctgttcaactataggctgagcaagtgccgaatggtggtggaatgtgcatttggacgtttaaaagcgcgctggcgcagtttactgactcggatagacctcagcgaagccaatattccaattgttattgctgcttgctgtgcgctccacaatatctgtgagagtaagggggagacatttatggtggggtgggaggttgaggcatatcgcctggccgctgattatgcgcagccagacaccaggtcggttagaagagtacagcagggcgcggtgcgcatcagagaagctttgaaaacgagttttgtgactggccaggctatggtgtgaaacttctatttgtttctccttgatgaaccctcccacccacccacccactccggttcactctacttccctgtaagctaaccaccctcctctccccccttcgagcaccgcttgcagaggcaataaagtcattgttacttcacattcatgcattctttattaattcatcacacaactagggagataattgccaaggtagcccgggatgggtgggggaggagggaaggaaaaggacacactgcagtttaaaactttaactcttattgaaggccagccttctgatgctcgggcaatcatctggggtggagtgactgggtggccggaggcccccccaccgtgttcttgggcgtttgggtgaggaggctatggaacttggggaggactgttggttacacaggggctgtagcggcggtctctgctcctgttgcctttcctgcagctcaaccatacgctggagcattttAGTTTGATgatccagcagccggagcatcgaatcttgccttctgtcagcaagctgatgccacctatcctcttcagcccaccacttgctctcttcagcccaccacctctcctctcgttcatattgtgcttttttgcactctgacattgactgcctccaagcattctgctgtgctctgtcagcatgggaggacatctggagctccgagaacatatcatcccgagtccgccgttttctccttctaatcttcactaacctctgcgaaggagaaacatttgcagctggtggaggagaagggagagatggttaaaaaagacacattttagagaacaatgggtacactctttcacgttaaatgttgctgttcacattacacagcacatgtgctttcgttacaatgtcgcatttttcctctgatattgaggtgtgagagatcactcaagcattgccaggcaacagaattcggcttgcaggcagccatggtaagccacacccataaccacttcagatttggggacaacttatactttcaagtcagtggcactgctatgggaaCCCGCATGgctccacagtatgccaacatttttatggctgacttagaacaacgcttcctcagctcttgtcccctagtgcccctcctctacttgcgctacattgatgacatcttcatcatatgaacccacggaaaggaggcccttgaagaattccacctggactttaacaatttccaccccaccatcaacctcagcctggaccagtccacacaagagatccacttcctggacactacagtgcaaataagtgatggtcacataaacaccaccctataccggaaacctactgaccgctatacgtacctacatgcctccagcttccatccaagagacatcacacgatccattgtctacagccaagccctaagatacaaccaaatttgctccaacccctcagacagagacaaacacctacaagaacTTTATCAaacattcgtaaaactacaatacccacctggggaagtgaggaaacagattgacagagcaagacaggtacccagaaatcgcctactacaggacaggcccagcaaggacaataacagaacaccactggccatcacatacagcccccagctaaaacctatccagcgcattatccacgatctacaacctatcctggaaaatgatccctcactctcacagaccttgggaggcaggccagtcctcgcttacagacaaccccccaacctgaagcaaatactcaccagcaactccacaccacagaaacaccaacccaggaaccaatccctgta encodes:
- the NDUFS8 gene encoding NADH dehydrogenase [ubiquinone] iron-sulfur protein 8, mitochondrial translates to MAALWMICRASCTGTPPCLSLTRLLSVTASRKSYKYVNVQEVKSDMKSITDRAAQTLLWTELIRGLGMTLSYLFREPATINYPFEKGPLSPRFRGEHALRRYPSGEERCIACKLCEAICPAQAITIEAEPRADGSRRTTRYDIDMTKCIYCGFCQEACPVDAIVEGPNFEFSTETHEELLYNKEKLLNNGDKWEAEIAANIEADYLYR